One Mesorhizobium loti genomic window carries:
- a CDS encoding transcriptional regulator, whose product MQQESARRSNRDRTEATRADLIAAARKLFTEKSYAETGTPEIVTAAGVTRGALYHHFADKQALFAAVVEQEAQAVAQEIDRASPPSLEARDALIAGSDAYLTAMRAPGRTRLLLLDGPAVLGRAAMDAIDNRHGNRSLREGLVAAMRANTMTRLPAEALTALLASAFDRAALAIEAGASAEDYRAVLMALIDGLSPDRPQAPRPARTR is encoded by the coding sequence ATGCAACAGGAATCCGCGCGCCGTTCCAACCGCGACCGCACCGAGGCGACGCGCGCCGACTTGATCGCGGCGGCGCGAAAGCTGTTCACCGAGAAATCCTATGCCGAGACCGGCACGCCGGAGATCGTCACCGCGGCCGGCGTGACGCGCGGCGCGCTCTATCACCACTTCGCCGACAAGCAGGCGCTGTTTGCCGCCGTGGTCGAGCAGGAGGCGCAGGCGGTGGCGCAGGAGATCGACCGCGCTTCGCCGCCCTCGCTCGAAGCCCGCGATGCGCTGATCGCCGGCTCCGACGCCTATCTCACCGCCATGCGCGCGCCCGGCCGCACGCGGCTGTTGCTGCTTGATGGCCCCGCCGTGCTCGGCCGCGCCGCCATGGATGCGATCGACAACCGCCACGGCAACCGCTCGCTGCGCGAGGGCCTGGTCGCGGCGATGCGGGCCAACACGATGACGCGATTGCCGGCGGAGGCGCTGACCGCGCTGCTTGCATCCGCCTTCGACCGCGCAGCACTAGCCATCGAGGCCGGCGCCTCAGCCGAGGATTACCGCGCGGTGCTCATGGCGCTGATTGACGGATTGTCTCCGGATCGTCCTCAGGCACCTCGCCCGGCTCGAACTCGTTGA
- a CDS encoding transcriptional regulator, which produces MMQPNPTLDQLQIFVAVADTGSFSAAGRKLNRAQSVISYGIANLEAQLGLKLFEREGTREPQLTEIGRAMLEDAKRMIGVLQRMRSRVDGHHHGLEAEVALSVDSALPSPVLVRVLKAFEAQFPTVMLRLHIGSLGLIPDHVVNGQADLGIGGLLGEVDVHLVRIGFMSMVPAAAPTHPLARLPKPVKIEDVREHTQLVVTDQSERTKGRDYGVFAYRTWRLTDMRTKHMLMREGLGWGGLPRWLIADDLATGRLVELDLEPYKEVSSPLFAMHRNDRSPKPAAAWLIDRFKRGLGCFNEFEPGEVPEDDPETIRQSAP; this is translated from the coding sequence ATGATGCAACCCAACCCGACCCTCGACCAGCTTCAGATCTTTGTCGCCGTTGCCGACACCGGCAGTTTCTCGGCCGCCGGCCGCAAGCTCAACCGGGCGCAATCCGTCATCAGCTACGGCATCGCCAATCTCGAGGCGCAGCTTGGGCTGAAGCTGTTCGAACGCGAGGGCACGCGCGAGCCGCAACTGACCGAGATCGGCCGGGCGATGCTGGAGGATGCAAAACGCATGATCGGCGTGCTGCAGCGTATGCGCTCGCGCGTCGATGGCCACCATCACGGGCTGGAGGCCGAAGTGGCGCTGTCGGTCGATTCGGCGTTGCCTTCGCCGGTGCTGGTGCGGGTGCTGAAGGCATTCGAGGCGCAGTTTCCGACTGTGATGCTGCGACTGCATATCGGCTCGCTCGGGTTGATCCCGGACCATGTCGTCAATGGACAGGCAGATCTCGGCATTGGCGGCCTGCTGGGCGAGGTCGACGTGCATCTCGTGCGGATCGGCTTCATGTCGATGGTGCCGGCCGCTGCGCCCACCCATCCCTTGGCACGGCTGCCGAAGCCGGTGAAGATCGAGGATGTGCGCGAGCACACACAGCTCGTCGTCACCGATCAGTCCGAGCGCACCAAGGGGCGCGACTACGGCGTCTTTGCCTACCGCACCTGGCGGCTGACGGACATGCGCACCAAGCACATGCTGATGCGCGAGGGGTTGGGTTGGGGTGGGCTGCCGCGCTGGCTGATCGCCGACGACCTGGCCACTGGCCGCCTGGTGGAACTTGATCTCGAACCCTACAAGGAAGTGAGTTCGCCACTGTTTGCCATGCATCGCAACGATCGCAGCCCGAAGCCGGCGGCCGCCTGGCTGATCGACCGGTTCAAGCGCGGGCTCGGCTGCTTCAACGAGTTCGAGCCGGGCGAGGTGCCTGAGGACGATCCGGAGACAATCCGTCAATCAGCGCCATGA
- a CDS encoding ACP phosphodiesterase, with translation MSILLVTSSPRGAASHSTRIATEFAEKLVAADPSNTLVVRDLVANPLPHIDADYATGIYTPAEARTPRQAEVVGVSDVVLDELFAADTVILATGFINFNISSTLKSWVDHIARSGRSFAYGESGPKGLVTGKKVYIVLASGGIYSEGAAVQFDHAIPYLRGVLGFLGMTDVDVIRIEGVGMGPDAVTAALAKATAKVDAVVASQQVAAAA, from the coding sequence ATGTCCATTCTTCTCGTTACCTCGAGCCCGCGCGGCGCTGCCTCGCACTCGACCCGCATCGCCACCGAATTCGCTGAAAAGCTTGTCGCTGCCGATCCGTCGAACACGCTTGTCGTGCGCGACCTCGTCGCCAACCCGCTGCCGCATATCGATGCCGACTACGCGACCGGCATCTACACGCCGGCTGAAGCCCGCACCCCGCGTCAGGCTGAGGTTGTCGGCGTCTCCGACGTCGTGCTCGACGAACTGTTCGCCGCCGATACCGTGATCCTTGCCACCGGCTTCATCAACTTCAACATCTCCTCGACGCTGAAGTCGTGGGTCGATCACATTGCCCGCTCCGGCCGGAGCTTTGCCTATGGCGAAAGCGGCCCCAAGGGCCTCGTCACCGGCAAGAAGGTCTATATCGTGCTGGCTTCGGGCGGCATCTATTCCGAAGGTGCGGCAGTGCAGTTCGATCACGCCATCCCCTATCTGCGCGGCGTGCTCGGCTTCCTCGGTATGACCGACGTAGATGTCATCCGCATCGAAGGCGTAGGCATGGGCCCTGACGCGGTGACCGCCGCACTCGCCAAGGCGACCGCCAAGGTCGACGCCGTGGTGGCCAGCCAGCAGGTGGCTGCCGCCGCGTAA
- a CDS encoding DNA polymerase has product MADKDDGTPKPAESQPDVSQANFQNPIVILATLILLSLFVMIGASMLGVDHGFLSGMARPELARGLITYLFAIVTIGIAVALVLNTLVGPAPSDANDGRLEGEGSLVPPAGRVWHDRRLLLRGGVFEGKSGGAV; this is encoded by the coding sequence ATGGCAGACAAGGACGATGGGACACCAAAACCGGCCGAGTCCCAGCCGGATGTTTCGCAGGCGAATTTTCAAAATCCGATAGTAATCCTTGCAACTCTGATTCTGCTCAGTCTGTTTGTCATGATCGGCGCTTCGATGCTTGGCGTCGATCACGGCTTTCTTTCGGGAATGGCAAGGCCCGAGCTTGCCAGAGGGCTGATTACCTATCTCTTCGCGATCGTGACCATAGGAATCGCCGTCGCACTCGTCCTCAACACGCTGGTCGGGCCAGCTCCAAGCGACGCGAATGACGGTCGCTTGGAGGGCGAAGGAAGTCTTGTCCCTCCTGCTGGGCGTGTTTGGCACGATCGTCGGCTATTACTTCGGGGCGGAGTCTTCGAAGGCAAATCTGGAGGCGCCGTTTGA
- a CDS encoding 3-oxoacyl-(Acyl carrier protein) synthase gives MTSFVKAAYPDVSGIDIWFPHSSSESALKIMATRLGVGDRLYDKVFRKFGNLASASIPAAMCEATKEGSLERGMRVVLCPASAGMVFGLMEGIY, from the coding sequence ATGACCTCTTTTGTAAAGGCGGCATACCCCGACGTTTCTGGCATCGACATCTGGTTCCCACACAGTTCCAGCGAGTCGGCCCTGAAAATCATGGCGACTAGACTGGGCGTTGGCGACCGCCTTTATGACAAAGTATTTCGAAAATTCGGAAACTTGGCATCAGCGTCCATTCCTGCGGCTATGTGTGAGGCGACCAAAGAGGGTTCGTTGGAGCGAGGAATGCGGGTGGTGTTGTGTCCGGCTTCCGCTGGAATGGTATTTGGCCTGATGGAGGGCATCTACTGA
- a CDS encoding FMN-dependent NADH-azoreductase codes for MAHPLIRFDPAAGVERDGGDLLRTRGGWPDAVTAALAKATAKVDAMVASQQAAAAA; via the coding sequence ATGGCGCACCCTTTAATCCGGTTCGATCCTGCAGCCGGAGTGGAGCGTGACGGCGGAGATCTGCTCCGCACGAGGGGCGGCTGGCCTGACGCGGTGACCGCCGCGCTCGCCAAGGCGACCGCCAAGGTCGACGCCATGGTCGCCAGCCAGCAGGCCGCTGCTGCCGCGTAA
- a CDS encoding rok family protein, translating into MAAAEIPNLTDSARAVLRVLAAHGPVTRPKLGAMLDLSKPTMSAAVSELSALGLVASRGIERGAIGRTATIYGIGPGAGYAIGIDVGAAQVRAVAYSMDAQKLASAEEPIAEAIAGDADAVGAVVLSVARATMAKVAKSFRALRAIAVAVPRIVSNDRFDRPGGPSAVLGLLRRSIEVPIILENNVNCAAIGEMHFGAAQGHQTFAFLQVGVRVGLGFITEGRLFRGAGGAAGEIGRMPFPWSASETPHREGLEHYLGSRALVERCRVDWPAGEGAPPDSAKDLFARALEGSPPAAAAVARHAADIGRLAAGCIGMLDPGLIVLGGGVGRNPLMTEKVEHVAADLAWPTRIAVSSLEDGGTALGAMKLAVDYSLGLMLREGRHPAVVLPPLSEITQDATETTGQAKDVR; encoded by the coding sequence ATGGCGGCTGCGGAAATCCCCAATCTGACCGACAGCGCCCGCGCCGTGCTGCGCGTGCTCGCCGCGCATGGGCCGGTGACGCGGCCGAAGCTCGGCGCCATGCTCGACCTTTCGAAGCCAACCATGTCGGCGGCGGTGTCGGAACTGAGCGCACTCGGCCTCGTTGCCTCGCGTGGCATTGAGCGTGGTGCCATCGGCCGCACGGCGACGATCTACGGCATCGGTCCGGGCGCCGGCTACGCGATCGGCATCGATGTCGGCGCCGCCCAGGTGCGCGCCGTCGCCTATTCGATGGATGCACAGAAGCTGGCGTCGGCGGAAGAGCCGATCGCGGAAGCGATAGCCGGCGATGCCGACGCGGTCGGCGCCGTCGTGCTTTCGGTGGCGCGTGCCACCATGGCCAAGGTGGCCAAGAGTTTTCGCGCGCTGCGCGCGATTGCGGTGGCCGTGCCGCGTATCGTCTCCAACGATCGTTTCGACCGGCCCGGTGGGCCATCCGCCGTGCTTGGCCTGCTGCGCCGCAGCATCGAGGTGCCGATCATCCTGGAAAACAACGTCAACTGTGCTGCCATTGGCGAGATGCACTTTGGCGCCGCGCAAGGCCACCAGACCTTCGCCTTTCTGCAGGTTGGCGTGCGGGTCGGTCTCGGCTTCATCACCGAGGGGCGCCTGTTCCGCGGCGCCGGCGGTGCCGCCGGCGAAATCGGCCGCATGCCGTTTCCGTGGTCGGCCAGCGAGACGCCCCATCGTGAAGGGCTCGAACATTATCTCGGATCGCGGGCGCTGGTCGAACGCTGCCGTGTCGACTGGCCGGCGGGGGAAGGCGCGCCGCCCGACTCGGCCAAGGATCTTTTTGCACGCGCGCTTGAGGGTTCACCGCCGGCGGCGGCAGCCGTCGCGCGCCATGCTGCCGATATCGGCAGGCTGGCGGCCGGCTGCATCGGCATGCTTGACCCCGGCCTGATCGTGCTTGGCGGTGGCGTCGGCAGGAATCCGCTGATGACGGAAAAGGTCGAGCACGTCGCGGCGGACCTTGCGTGGCCGACACGGATCGCCGTCAGCTCTTTGGAAGACGGCGGCACGGCGCTCGGTGCGATGAAGCTGGCCGTCGACTACAGTCTCGGCCTGATGCTGCGCGAAGGCCGCCATCCGGCTGTCGTGCTGCCGCCGCTGTCGGAAATAACGCAAGACGCGACGGAGACGACCGGTCAGGCAAAGGATGTCCGATAA
- a CDS encoding sugar isomerase — MMKRIGYREAVARQTESLEIGRRSVAGALDDLDLSAFGGKTIGLAGIGASYQAALVGAHYLRASGIKAFAYTPTDLYGRTDAAADAFIALSASGQSREISDVMREASASPRLAVCRGSDNPLAELTGAVLATDSGADNGASSTGYTGTLLALGMLIDRLAGNSFDWARLPAAVATVLSGAQSAAGQAARLLQGRTSIDIVGAGVCFANAGEAAMLIREAVRVPASGWDTLNYLHGPMESQDAATGLIAIGDGREVKIAQDVAALGCPSVLVTRRGDVAPADRLVVIPIPALGNAIADAILEIIAIQLIVGDMQDAAGLTDIVFRYRQTDIKLKPWSPTEV; from the coding sequence ATGATGAAGCGTATCGGCTACCGCGAGGCGGTGGCGCGCCAGACGGAAAGTCTCGAAATCGGCAGGCGTTCGGTGGCGGGGGCGCTTGACGATCTTGATCTCAGCGCTTTTGGCGGCAAGACGATCGGGCTTGCCGGCATCGGCGCCAGCTACCAGGCGGCCCTTGTTGGCGCGCACTATCTGCGCGCCTCCGGCATCAAGGCTTTTGCCTATACGCCGACCGATCTTTATGGCCGGACGGATGCGGCCGCCGATGCGTTCATCGCGCTGTCGGCCTCCGGGCAGAGTCGCGAAATCTCTGATGTCATGCGCGAGGCGTCGGCGTCGCCCCGCCTGGCGGTGTGCCGTGGCAGCGACAATCCGCTGGCTGAACTCACCGGCGCAGTGCTTGCCACGGACTCCGGGGCCGACAATGGCGCGAGTTCCACCGGCTATACCGGGACCTTGCTGGCGCTTGGCATGCTGATCGACAGGCTCGCCGGCAACAGTTTTGACTGGGCGCGTTTGCCTGCCGCTGTCGCCACCGTTCTCTCCGGTGCGCAAAGCGCTGCCGGGCAGGCGGCACGGCTGCTGCAGGGCAGAACATCCATCGACATCGTCGGCGCCGGCGTCTGCTTCGCCAATGCCGGCGAGGCGGCGATGCTGATCCGCGAGGCCGTCCGGGTGCCGGCATCGGGATGGGACACGCTGAACTATCTGCACGGGCCGATGGAATCGCAGGATGCGGCGACGGGGTTGATCGCCATCGGCGATGGCCGCGAGGTCAAGATCGCGCAAGATGTCGCCGCGCTGGGCTGTCCTTCGGTGCTGGTGACGCGGCGCGGCGATGTCGCCCCAGCCGACAGGCTGGTGGTGATCCCCATTCCGGCGCTCGGCAACGCCATCGCCGACGCCATACTGGAGATCATCGCCATCCAGCTCATTGTCGGCGACATGCAGGACGCGGCCGGCCTCACCGACATCGTGTTCCGCTACCGCCAGACCGATATCAAGCTGAAGCCGTGGTCCCCGACCGAAGTCTGA
- a CDS encoding atpase badf/badg/bcra/bcrd type, which translates to MSVTQKIIAGVDIGGTKTRIVACQGEHTIADEVLVTESWRIRQMETDAETLTGIVAGLCGGVAPAAMAVGAHGCDTDEQCQRFQALLAARTGGLVQVVNDAELMVPAAGHVDGIGVVAGTGSIAVARTADGKMLAAGGWGWILGDEGSAPALVREAAKAIRYSLDRGRDGDPLIAALMRELDTDDQTKLGILLNETRGAAVWGRYANAVFDAANAGSALAIRVIREGGAGLAALVELLIERGANPALVVAGGGVISEQPMLMTAFVEAMAKVSPSSQVLLLREPPVLGAVALARRLLVGQDLSPSIGVV; encoded by the coding sequence ATGTCGGTGACCCAGAAAATCATTGCAGGCGTGGACATAGGCGGCACCAAGACGCGTATCGTGGCGTGCCAGGGCGAGCACACGATCGCCGATGAGGTGCTGGTGACAGAGAGCTGGCGCATTCGCCAGATGGAGACCGATGCCGAGACGCTGACCGGGATCGTTGCCGGATTGTGCGGGGGCGTTGCACCAGCGGCCATGGCGGTCGGCGCCCACGGTTGCGACACGGACGAACAATGCCAACGGTTCCAGGCGCTGCTGGCCGCGCGGACCGGTGGTTTGGTGCAGGTCGTCAACGATGCCGAACTGATGGTGCCTGCCGCTGGCCATGTCGACGGCATCGGCGTCGTCGCCGGCACCGGCTCGATCGCGGTGGCGCGCACGGCCGATGGCAAGATGCTGGCCGCCGGCGGCTGGGGCTGGATCCTCGGCGACGAGGGTAGCGCGCCGGCCTTGGTGCGCGAGGCGGCCAAGGCGATCCGGTACAGCCTCGACCGGGGCCGGGATGGCGACCCTCTGATTGCCGCGCTGATGCGCGAGCTCGATACAGACGACCAGACCAAGCTTGGCATCCTGCTCAACGAAACGCGCGGGGCGGCGGTCTGGGGCCGCTATGCCAATGCCGTGTTCGACGCGGCGAATGCCGGCTCGGCGCTGGCCATCCGCGTCATCAGGGAAGGTGGGGCAGGGTTGGCCGCATTGGTCGAACTCTTGATCGAACGCGGCGCCAATCCCGCCCTTGTCGTGGCTGGCGGCGGTGTCATTTCAGAGCAGCCGATGCTGATGACGGCATTTGTCGAGGCGATGGCGAAGGTGTCACCGTCGAGCCAGGTGCTGCTGCTGCGCGAGCCGCCGGTGCTTGGCGCGGTCGCCTTGGCCAGGCGGCTGCTCGTTGGCCAGGACCTGTCCCCGTCGATTGGAGTTGTTTGA
- a CDS encoding extracellular solute-binding protein family 1, translating into MAHATDISFWTWRQEDKAAYNELFADFTKANPDIHVKFESFPDENYPTIVSTALAAGKGGDVIHTHAYGWLEQFVKAGYFEPQDLTTVPSLANQPADALVAGTYRADKKVYSLPFASQTLGLFINKDVFAKAGLTPPTTWDEFITVSKALKDKGIYPLANGMGTSWFNEMFVAIFTNPFLGQEFVSDLTSGKTTFKDPRYVAALGKLLELRDYMPPGFEGIDYDTAGQLFISGKAAMLAGGSFDIATYRSQNPAINMDFVAPPMAKAGDTPQVTKFFDGGYAVNAKSANKEAALKLVNWMGTKEFGDKFSALLGNISPIKGVVIKDELLAHVAKLNETAMPHINVVYFRFEKPTGSELLQGDITKMMSGSITPDQLAADLTSGLAKWYKPFQGK; encoded by the coding sequence GTGGCGCACGCCACCGACATCTCGTTCTGGACCTGGCGCCAGGAAGACAAGGCCGCCTACAACGAACTTTTCGCCGATTTCACCAAGGCCAACCCGGACATCCATGTGAAGTTCGAGTCGTTCCCGGATGAGAACTATCCGACGATCGTTTCGACCGCGCTGGCCGCCGGCAAGGGCGGTGACGTCATCCACACCCACGCCTATGGCTGGCTCGAGCAGTTCGTGAAGGCCGGCTATTTCGAGCCTCAGGATCTGACCACGGTGCCTTCACTCGCCAACCAGCCCGCCGATGCGCTGGTGGCCGGCACCTACCGCGCCGACAAGAAGGTCTATTCCTTGCCCTTCGCCTCGCAGACGCTCGGCCTGTTCATCAACAAGGACGTCTTCGCCAAGGCCGGGCTGACCCCGCCGACCACATGGGACGAGTTCATAACCGTCAGCAAGGCGCTGAAGGACAAGGGCATTTACCCCTTGGCCAACGGCATGGGCACCAGCTGGTTCAACGAGATGTTCGTGGCCATCTTCACCAATCCGTTCCTCGGCCAGGAGTTCGTCAGTGACCTGACCTCGGGCAAGACCACCTTCAAGGACCCGCGCTATGTCGCGGCACTCGGCAAGCTGCTCGAATTGCGCGACTACATGCCGCCCGGTTTCGAAGGCATCGACTACGACACAGCGGGCCAGCTGTTCATCAGCGGCAAGGCGGCGATGCTGGCCGGCGGCAGCTTCGACATCGCCACCTACAGAAGCCAGAACCCGGCCATCAACATGGACTTCGTCGCCCCGCCCATGGCCAAGGCCGGCGACACGCCGCAGGTGACCAAGTTCTTCGACGGCGGTTACGCGGTCAACGCCAAGTCAGCCAACAAGGAGGCGGCGCTCAAGCTGGTCAACTGGATGGGCACCAAGGAATTTGGCGACAAGTTTTCCGCCTTGCTCGGCAACATCTCGCCCATCAAGGGCGTCGTCATCAAGGACGAGCTTCTCGCCCATGTCGCCAAGTTGAACGAAACCGCCATGCCGCATATCAATGTCGTCTACTTCCGTTTCGAGAAGCCGACGGGATCGGAGCTGCTGCAGGGTGACATCACCAAGATGATGTCGGGTTCGATCACCCCGGACCAGCTGGCGGCCGACCTGACCAGCGGCCTCGCCAAATGGTACAAGCCTTTCCAGGGCAAGTGA
- a CDS encoding binding-protein-dependent transport systems inner membrane component has product MNSGRRHTKKAFPWRRSLWIASLLTPALVVMVLFVLWPLLSAFRLAFYEFNGLQPTGFIGFENFRKVLFEQPYSDWTYNALKHNIIAFAALMVFENGTAFLLAYALLKALPGHRIHQVIVFLPVVLSAVIVGFLWKLFLHPLFGLVNQTLALVGIGAIPWLGNEHTALGSVLFANIWHWLGFPTLVLLAGMQRVSKEVIEAARLDGAGDYALMTKIIWPLIAPSVTIVTILTFIGSFNWFEIPYVMAGLTGSPGGATDVLGLYFYRTAFGSTTTGIQDFGQGSALAVMMFIIVAGVTAIALRYLRRREIEL; this is encoded by the coding sequence ATGAACAGCGGCCGGCGCCACACGAAAAAAGCCTTTCCGTGGCGCCGGTCACTTTGGATCGCGTCCCTGCTGACACCGGCCCTGGTGGTCATGGTGCTGTTCGTGCTCTGGCCGCTGCTCTCGGCCTTCCGCCTTGCCTTCTATGAGTTCAACGGCTTGCAGCCGACCGGATTCATCGGCTTCGAGAACTTCCGCAAGGTGCTGTTCGAACAGCCTTATAGCGACTGGACCTACAATGCGCTGAAGCACAACATCATCGCCTTCGCGGCGCTGATGGTGTTCGAGAACGGCACCGCCTTCCTGCTCGCTTACGCGCTGTTGAAAGCGCTGCCCGGCCATCGCATCCACCAGGTCATCGTCTTTCTTCCCGTCGTGCTGTCTGCGGTCATCGTCGGCTTCCTGTGGAAACTCTTCCTGCATCCGCTATTCGGGCTGGTGAACCAGACGCTGGCGCTGGTCGGCATCGGCGCCATCCCATGGCTCGGCAATGAACACACAGCACTCGGCAGCGTGTTGTTCGCCAACATCTGGCACTGGCTCGGCTTTCCGACCCTGGTGCTTTTGGCCGGCATGCAACGCGTCAGCAAGGAAGTGATCGAGGCCGCCCGCCTCGACGGCGCCGGCGACTATGCGCTGATGACGAAGATTATCTGGCCGCTGATTGCGCCGAGCGTCACCATCGTCACCATCCTGACCTTCATCGGCAGCTTCAACTGGTTCGAGATCCCCTACGTCATGGCCGGCCTCACCGGTTCGCCCGGCGGCGCCACCGACGTGCTCGGCCTCTATTTCTACCGCACCGCCTTCGGCTCGACGACGACCGGCATCCAGGATTTCGGCCAGGGCAGCGCGCTGGCCGTGATGATGTTCATCATCGTTGCCGGCGTCACCGCAATCGCGCTTCGCTACTTGCGCCGTCGAGAGATCGAATTGTGA
- a CDS encoding binding-protein-dependent transport systems inner membrane component, which translates to MSAVVGTKQTGELLKNGAIQLMLAINAVIMIYPLFVMVMSSFKTNAEIFSSPFALPAHFSLANAERVWSETNFVRYLANSVGITMAAVAMILLFSTMAAYAIARYQFRLSALVLMFFLSGMTVPLKLAIIPLFIQLDSLGLVDSYAGLVLVYVAMGIPSAVFIMTGFLRTLPRELEESARMDGASEFRIMRSIMLPLARPALVIVAIQNAVPIWNDFFFPLVLITSDNLKTLPQGLTVFVGEFTTDWGVLFTGLTLAALPITLLYIVLSKQFISGITQGAVK; encoded by the coding sequence GTGAGCGCAGTGGTCGGCACCAAGCAAACAGGCGAGCTGTTGAAGAACGGCGCCATCCAGCTGATGCTGGCGATCAACGCCGTCATCATGATCTATCCGCTGTTCGTCATGGTGATGTCGTCCTTCAAGACCAATGCCGAGATCTTCTCCTCGCCCTTCGCCTTGCCCGCGCATTTTTCGCTGGCCAATGCCGAGCGTGTGTGGAGCGAAACCAATTTCGTCCGTTACCTCGCCAATTCCGTCGGCATCACCATGGCCGCGGTGGCGATGATCCTTCTGTTCAGCACCATGGCCGCCTACGCGATCGCCCGCTACCAGTTCCGGCTGAGCGCGCTGGTGCTGATGTTCTTCCTGAGCGGCATGACCGTGCCGTTGAAACTGGCGATCATTCCGCTGTTCATCCAGCTGGATTCGCTTGGCCTGGTCGACAGCTATGCCGGCCTCGTGCTGGTCTATGTCGCCATGGGCATTCCCTCGGCGGTGTTCATCATGACCGGTTTCCTGCGAACCTTGCCGCGCGAACTGGAAGAATCGGCGCGCATGGACGGCGCCAGCGAGTTTCGCATCATGCGCTCGATCATGCTGCCGCTGGCGCGACCGGCGCTGGTCATCGTGGCGATCCAGAACGCCGTGCCGATCTGGAATGATTTCTTCTTCCCGCTGGTGTTGATCACCTCGGACAATCTCAAGACGCTGCCGCAGGGCCTCACCGTCTTCGTCGGCGAGTTCACCACCGACTGGGGCGTGCTGTTCACCGGACTCACGTTGGCGGCACTGCCGATCACGCTGCTCTACATCGTGCTGTCGAAGCAGTTCATCTCGGGCATCACCCAAGGCGCAGTAAAATAG
- a CDS encoding ABC transporter ATP-binding protein: protein MSALTISGVEKAYGKARVIHGVSVDIASGEFVILVGPSGCGKSTLLRMIAGLEDISAGEIALEGKVINDVAPKSRDIAMVFQNYALYPHMTVRENMAFALTLKKTDKSEIDAKIMRAATILGLQDLLERYPRQLSGGQRQRVAMGRAIVRDPKVFLFDEPLSNLDAKLRVQMRTEIKALHQRLGTTIVYVTHDQVEAMTMADKIVVMNGGIVEQVGAPLDLYDRPANLFVAQFIGSPSMNILQGRTTADGFIASDGTVFPLPALGRGESAAAWGIRPEHLRLSDSGVPAVVEVVEPTGSETLVMAKAGSNTLSALLRERIRVIPGQQVFLAPDLTQLHLFNAEDRRITSTVQ from the coding sequence ATGAGTGCGCTCACCATATCTGGCGTCGAGAAAGCCTATGGCAAGGCCAGGGTTATCCACGGCGTGTCGGTCGACATCGCGTCGGGTGAATTCGTCATCCTGGTCGGGCCATCCGGCTGCGGCAAGTCGACTTTGCTCAGGATGATCGCCGGGCTGGAGGACATCAGCGCCGGCGAGATCGCGCTCGAAGGCAAGGTCATCAACGACGTCGCGCCAAAGTCACGCGACATCGCCATGGTGTTCCAGAACTATGCGCTCTACCCGCATATGACGGTGCGCGAGAACATGGCCTTCGCGCTGACGCTGAAGAAGACGGACAAAAGCGAGATCGACGCCAAGATCATGCGCGCCGCGACGATCCTCGGACTGCAGGATTTGCTGGAGCGCTATCCGCGCCAGCTCTCCGGCGGGCAGCGCCAGCGTGTCGCCATGGGCCGCGCCATCGTGCGCGATCCCAAAGTCTTCCTGTTCGACGAGCCGCTCTCCAACCTCGACGCCAAGCTGCGCGTGCAGATGCGCACCGAAATCAAGGCACTGCACCAGCGCCTGGGAACCACCATCGTCTACGTCACCCACGACCAGGTCGAAGCGATGACCATGGCCGACAAAATCGTCGTCATGAATGGCGGCATCGTCGAACAGGTCGGCGCGCCGCTCGACCTCTACGACCGGCCGGCCAATCTGTTCGTTGCCCAGTTCATCGGCTCGCCGTCGATGAACATCCTGCAAGGCCGCACCACGGCGGACGGTTTTATCGCCAGCGACGGCACCGTGTTTCCGCTGCCGGCGCTGGGCCGGGGCGAAAGCGCTGCTGCCTGGGGCATCCGGCCCGAACATCTCAGGCTCTCCGACAGCGGCGTGCCGGCGGTGGTCGAAGTGGTCGAGCCGACCGGCTCGGAAACCCTTGTCATGGCCAAAGCCGGGAGCAACACGCTGAGCGCGCTGCTGCGCGAACGCATTCGCGTGATACCGGGCCAACAGGTTTTCCTCGCGCCGGACCTAACCCAGTTGCACCTGTTCAACGCCGAGGATCGGCGCATCACATCCACGGTGCAGTGA